ACGGCGCAGGTAGTCCTCGACGGCGTGGCGTAGGTCCGGGTCGTTGCGATAGGATTCGAGTTGCTGGCTCCGGGCAGACAGAGTGGGGGTCTCGACGCTGATTCTGCCTGTTTGGGCAGTGAAGTGCAGGTCGGAGACCAGTGCGTTCGCGTCGAGGCCAGCGAACCGCAGGTGTCCGATACAGATGCGGGCGAGGTGGTGGCGGACCTCGTCGAGGTATCGCCGATGGACTGTACCTTTCGCGGCCGCCTCTATCTTAGGGTGGTTGAGCGGGTCGTCGTCGGCTCGGAGATGTACGTTCTTGTCGTTATACGTCTTGAGCATAATGCCAGTGTCTGGCACACTGTCGTCGCAAAGGGATTCAGGCGTCTCGAATCCGATGGTATCGAAAGCGCCAGCGGCAGCGTCTACTCGCTTGATACCGTAGCGGCCGCGTTTGGCCTTTGCTCGGGATTCGAGGGATGCCCCTTGGATTTCCATGAGGGCGAAACTGTTCCCGATGGCGTGGACGACTCCCCGCTCGTACTCTTTGCTGTAACGGTAGTGGGCTTCAAGTTGACCGACATGTTCGGTAGCGGGGTACGGTTCATAGAGGTCATGCACCAGCGACTGCGCGGCGAGGTCGTCGAGGTCCGTGAATTCTTTGACAAGGGCGCGGAGGTAGATACGGGCGACAGCGTGGGCATCTTCGAAGTTCTGCAAGTATGAACCCTGGACTTCGATGTAGCTTCCCTCTTTGCGGTCTCCGTCGTCGGCCTTCGGCCATGTGACGGCGTCGCCGCTGCTAGTCTCCATACCGTGGCTGCGCCGCCGGATGGTCATGCTCGCCTTCGCGGGCGTGCCCGGTTTCGTCTCGTCGGACTCGTACAGGCCTATCGAGTACTCATAGAGATTGCTGCCGTCGTAGTAGTGGTCTCCCTGCCATGACTTGATGCCGACGTAGTACTCGGCGTCCCCCGCCGTGTGTGGCGGGTTAATAGGTCCGGCAAGGAACGGCTCGCGGTTCTCTTCGTCGCTATTGTGGAGTGATTGGACGAGCTTCCATAGCTTGAGGTACAGCTCGTTGTCATCGTTGAGCTGGTATTTCCACACACCTTTGTGGACAATAGGCTGACTCTCGAAGGTGTCTTCGACGAGTTCGAGAGTCGTTTTCTGTTTGCCAGTTGGAATGCTGGCGCTGTTCGTCAAACTCATCGACCATCACCAGACACCTCCGTTGGTGGGGTGGGGAGGGCGTGTCTTGCCATGAGCAAAACCACAATGCGACGTAGCCCATTTAGGTCTGTCGCGTACTTGGAAGCATAATCGTGGGTAGAACAACCCTAATTGTCGGCAGATATATACACCTCTATGAAGGTAATAAATACGCGGCGCTACATGCGCCCGTCTGTCTTGCCAACTCCCGTGTGGTCCTTCTAACCAACCACTCTTTCAATACGTTTCACCGGAACAAGCATTTGGTACACCCCGCGTCCACTCCCCTTGGGCCATTAATACTAATCCCGACACCTATTTAAAATACTTTAGCAGCGGAGGAGAAGACGATTTACTCATAGCAGCACAGGTCTTCTATAAAAATCTTCTACTATGTGATAGTTGTGTGTAGATTGACATGATAAGGCTTAAACGGCAAGTCCCCGGCGGGTCGGATACCGCATGAGCGAAGAAGAACAACCCTCCCCCACGGACCTCGCCAAGTTGGTCTCCGATAGTGTAGAGGACCTCCTCCACGATGCGGGGGTCGTCCCCAACCTAGAACCGATGACGCCCCGAGAAGCGGTCAATGAGTACTTCAAAGTGCGCGACTTGAAGCCGAAAACGAAGAACAAGCACGAGTCAAGCCTCGGGTTCTTCGTCGACTGGGGTGAGAACGTGGCCGGTATCAGCGAGATGAATTTCCTCTCCGGGAGCGACCTCAAAGATTACCGCGTATGGCGACGGGAAGAGTCGTCAGAACAAGTTGACGAACTGAGTCCCAAAACAGAGGAGACGGAGCAAAAAATCGTCCGTAAGTTCATCAAAGTATGCGGGACATTCGATGCTGTCCGCCCCGGATTGCACGAGCACGTACTCATCCCCGACCTAGACGATGAGGATGAGGTCCGCAATACGGTCCTCGATTCTGAAACTGTCAAACAAATCCTCGAACATCTCCGCAAGTACGAGTACGCCACCCGAGAGCACGTTATATGGGAGCTGTTCGCGTCTGCAGGGCCGCGACTCGGAGGCATCCGCTCGCTGGACGTGGACGACTACGAGCGCGGAGACTCAGGACCGTACCTCAAACTCCGCCACCGGCCTGATACGGAAACTACCCTCAAAAACGGCAAGGATGGAGAGCGCAACGTCTTCATCTCCGAGTCTTTGGCGGAGGTGTTAGACGACTACATCAAAGACCAGCGCGAAGACAGCGAGGACAAGTTCGGACGTGAACCCCTGCTATCGAGCAAACAGGGCCGCCTCGCCGAGAGTACCATCCGAAACTACGTCTATGCTTGGACGCGGCCGTGCGTCCTTGGCAGAGGCTGTCCGTACGGAAAGGACCCAGACGAGTGTAAGGCAGCGCAGCGGAACAACTGGGCGTCACAGTGCCCGGGGAGCCTCTCGCCTCATCCTATCCGCAAGGGCTACATCACGCAAGAGCTCAACTCGGGAGTTCTGATGGAACACCTTAGCGACCGGTGCGACGTATCGGAGAAAATCTTGGAAAAACACTACGACAAGCGAACCGAGGCCGAGAAGATGGCCACCCGGAAGGAGGCCATGCAGGCTCTGACTCGGTTGGAACCAGGATACGGTGAGAAGTAGTTAGAGGTTCCGCAAGAACTTCCGGCGCTGCTCCATCTTCGTCTTCTCGCTCCGCTGGTCGTAATGCTTCTCAAGTACGTTGGCTCCTACGTTCGCCCGTTCAGCGACAACTTCTGTCGGCACGTCCGACTGCAGGTGGTAAGTAATTGCACCGCGGCGAACTGCGTGAGACGAGACGGATTCCGGGCACTTAGACGCCCCTTGGTAGGACCCGGCTTCGCACTCGTCTGGGTCACGGTTCAACGGGCAGGGTGCGTCAATGTCACACGGACGGGTCCGCGCATAGGTTATAGAAGTGACTGTCACCGGGTGGATGCGGCCTTGTTTCGTCGACACGAGTGGGTCCCTTCCATATTCGTCCACTACCTCGGGCCGCTGCGAGTCTATCCAGTCGTCGAGTAGGTCGCAGATAGGGGCTGAGAGCGCGACCATTCGCTCTCCCTCTTCTTGGTTTTTCAACGGCGTCCCCGTCTCGGGCCGGTGACGTATCTCCAGACACTGGTCCTCAGAGTGGTAGTCTTGCAGGTCCGCGGCTCGCACAGCTCCGCGTCGCAGCATCGTATGCCATTGCAGCGCGAGTACTATGTGGGCCCTAGAAGCGTACTCGTATTTAGATAAGTGGTCGAGAATTGCCTCGGCATGTTCCCGGTTGAGCATCACATCTCGGACATTTTCCTTGCCTTCGAGGTCGGGGGACATCACCTTCTCGCTGAGGTCCCTACGTACTGCATCGATGGTTTCGAGGAACCGGATGAACACGCGTAGCGTGTCCATCTGGGTCTTTTCAGTGACCGGAGCAATGCCGCCGTTCATGTTGGTCCTCCAGAGTCGGAACTCGTGGAGATTGCGCCCAGTAAGTTCGTTCAGGTTGTCGATACTTTTCTCTTCATTACACCATCGGATGAAGTGACCGAGGCGAGACCGGTGCGACCGCAAGGTCGATTCAGATACTTCGCGTCGCCGGTGGTCGAGGTACAGTTGCAGGGCCTCGTCTGGTCCGATGGGTTCGAGTTCGTCCATATGTGGATTCTCCCACGAATCTCATCGGTGTCGCCTCCAACTGCGGCGACCGTCCCCGTCCGCTGATTCGTATTTGTTATGGCCCGTCCAGTGTGCCTGCAGCGCCCATCCCTTTTCGGGTTGCTTATGATCTAAGGATGAGTGCAAAGTACGTCTGGCTTCGGTAAGCTGCGAGCGGTTCTAGATTCGAACTCGAGGGGCAACCAACGCGATATTTGTGGTTGCGGTGACCGTCGGTGAGATATGACCGAACCGTCCGAGATACTTATCCGACTTGCTGACGAGTTCGCAGCCGTCATTCCGGAAGTCGATGCGACGGCTAAACACGGCCGGTGGAAATCCGGGATCGGTCCGTTCGAGGAAGAGAATCAGATCGAACTGATCTTCGAAGCGCTCGAGGACAGTCCATTTCGGGATCGGATCGAGACCGAAGTGACGTATCTCGATGGCGAGCAGCGGTGCGACCTCGTCGTCGACTGCGACGGCATTCGGCTGCCGGTCGAAGCGAAGTTGCTTCGGTTCCGGTACGACAACGGAAACATCGATCCGAACAGCTTCGCGCGGATATTCACGCCGTTTCCGGAGCGGAATTCGTCGTCACTACTGACGGATACGAAGAAGCTCTTCGAGTCCGGATTCGAATCGAAGGTGGCGTACTCGGGCTGTACTATGAGCAGATCGACGAGGAGTACGACCGGATGAGCGCCGAGGCAGTCGCCGAGAAGTTCTGCCTCGATGTCGCCCACTGGTACGATTTCGACGTTGAAACACGACGGATCGCGACGTTCGACGGACTTCGGCATCCGGTATTTCAGCGAGGTGCGGTCATCACGTGGCAGCTTCTCGAGTGAATGACCGAGCTACCGCAGCGTCGAGCCGCTCAGTACCGGGTGCTACGAGTATGACAGCCTACTTATCCACGACGAGCACTGGCCGCTCCGCTTGCCGAACGACGGCGTCGACCGTACTCCCGAGCAGCGCCCCCTTGAACGACGAGCGTCCTCGAGAGCCGATGACGATCACATCGGCGTCCTGCTCCGCAGCGTAGGTCAGAATCTCCTCGTGGGGTACGCCGGTGCGGATCGTCGTCTCGAGCGCCAATCCTTCGGCTGCAGCCTCGAGGTCGGCGAGCACCGACTCGGCGCGCTGCCGTCGCCGTCGGTCAGCCTCCTCGGGATCGACGATCGCGTTGTCGTACTCGGTTCGACTCTCGAGCACGACGATCCCGTAGAGAGGGATGTCGAACTGGCGGGCGAGCGTGATCGCGTGGTCGACGGCCGCCGTGGCGGTATCGCTCCCGTCGGTTGCGACGAGGACCGAATCGTACATGACTACTGGTCGACGCGCCAGCAAGAAAGCAGTACCCCCGGCGATGGGATCGACCGTTCCGGACTGCAGACGTCGGTTGTCATCACGCGACCCGCTCGCCGCGAAACTCGACATCTATATGGGAGCGTTCCCAAGGAGCGGTATGGAAGAGGAAGTTCCAGTAACCCGTCGGGATCTCGGGTTGCTCGTCGTCATCTCGCTCCTCGGCGGCGTCGTCATCGCCTCGGCGCTGTTACCGGTGGAACTGTCGCCACAGTTTCTCAACGCCGTGCTGGTCGGCGCGATGTTAGTTTCCTTTTTCATGTTCATCCCCGTCATGGGGATTCGCATGTTTCTCGAGGATCGGACGGACGACTGATCAGGTCGGACGCGAACCACCTCATTTACGACGCCTTCGACCCGCGCCGCGCGTTAGTCCCGCATCTTGTCCGGCATCGTCGAGAACCGGGCCGTCCCGCGCATATCCGAACGCTTCGACGGCGGCGGTGCCATCGTCGAATACCGCGTGCCACTCCCCGAGGTGCCGCGATTGCCGCGACCGCCGCCCGACCCGAGGTCCGCTCCGAGCAGGCCGTCATCCGACTCGTCGCTTGCCTCGTCTTCCGGTTCCGACCCACTTTCGCTCTCGGCGGCCGCTGATTCGTCGGATTCGCCAGCCGCTTCGGATTCGTCGGCATCTCCGCCACCGCCGAGCGCTTCGAGTCGTTCCTGAAGCTGGCTCACGTCGTCACTGAAATCCGTGAGCGACGACGACATCGCGGACCGCAATCGCTCCTCGAGGTCGCTGGTTCCGCCCCCAGCGTCGCTCGTCGCCTCGTCCGCTTCCGCACCGTTCGAGTCCTCGTCGGCTGACGACGCAGCGGATTCGTCGCCTGACTTTGACTCGGCCTCGACGGAATCGTCCGAACCGGCGCCACTGGAATCGCCGATACCTGCGCGAACGCTGCCGATGGCGTCCTCGAGGCCCTCACCGCGGTCGCCGAGCCGGGAGAGGTGGAGCAACCGTCGAAGATCGTCGACCTCGTCCGGATCGCCCTGCGAGATCGCCGCCGGAATCGAGTCCGGTTCGCTCCCGTCGGGGAGCGTATCCAGTCCGACCGCCTCGAGTAGCTCGTCGGGGTCCGCGGAGTCGAGGATTTCGTTCGCTTCGTCGGCGAGGTCGCGGATATCGTTCGCCGTCGATTCGTCGTCGGCCGTGGATCCGGCCACCAGCGAGCCGCTCTGTTCGTCGGCTCGCTCCAGCAGGTCGGTGACCCGATCGTGTAGTTGTTCGCTCATGGATCTCGTATGCCGTTGGGTCGTTTCGCGTCGTCTCGCGGCGCTTCGGTCTCTCCGGGCCGGGCCAGTTCCCGGCCCAATGCGCCGTCGCGCCGAGCGGGCTTCGATCGCCGAACTCGAACGGTCTTATGACGCCTCCGACTCCGCTTTCTCGTTCTCGTTCTCGCTCTCGTTCGAGTCCGACTCGTCTGTCTCGGAGTCGCTCTCGGTCGCCTCCTCGTCGTCACCCGCTACAGCCTCGATGATCTCGTCGGTCATCTCCTCGCGGCTGAGGTTCGCCTTGACGCCCACGTCCTTGGCGATCGACTGCAGATCCTGGTACGACATGATCCCGAGGAAGTCCTCGAGCGTCTCCCGCCGGAGGTCCTCGAGGTCGTCCGCCGAGGGTTCGGACTCGCCTTCCTCGTCGGTTGTGCCTTCGTCTTCACCCTCGGTTTCGGCGTCCGCAGTATCCTCCGCTTCGGGCTCCTCCTCGGCGTCCGACTCGTCCGCTTCGGATTCGTCTTCGGTTGCCTCCTCTTCCTCGTCTTCGTCGCTTTCGGCGTCCGGTTCGGTCTCCCCTTCGGATTCGTCCTCGTCGCTCTCGAGCAAGCCGTCGAGGCCGCTGGCTTCGCTGGCCGATCCGGCGGCCGACTCGACGGCGTCTCGAGCGCTGGCCGCTTTGCCTTTGGCCTCGGATTCGGCTTCGCTCTCGGCATCGTCCGAGTCCGAGTCTGAGTCCGCGTCAGCTTCTGATTCCGCATCGCTTTCGCCCTCGTCGCCGCCCTCGAGCAGCCCCTCGAGGCTGCCGCCCTCGGTGACGTCCTGCGCCAGCGACCGAACCGAGTCCGTCGCGTCGTTTTCTTCGACGCTCTCCCGGATGGCGTCGCGGATCGCGGCTACGAGGTCCGACTGCATCTCCTTGCGATCCTTCCCTTCCTCGAAGCCCTCCGCGAGCGCCTCGTGGATGCCGCGGCCGATCGCCGCACCGAGTTCGCGACCGACGCGTTCGCCGAACTCGCGACCGACCGCAGCGCCGACCTCGCCGCCGTCGATGCTGTCCTCGATGCTGCCGTCATCGAGGAGGTCGGCGACGTCGAGCTGGTTGCTCACCTCTTGGCTCACCAGCTCCTTCAGTCCGCTCTTACTCACGGCGCTCACCTCGAGGGCGGGTCGTCCGTCGGGTGTCGGGAAGCTGCTGCCACGTCATGGTCAGTCCTCCTCGGCTTCGGCCGCTTCTTCGTCCGCGTCCTCGGCGTCGCCCTCGGACGAGTCGCTGTCGTCGCTCGTTTCGGATTCGTCCGCCTCGCTCTCGTCGTCATCGGCGGATTCCAACTCGTCGTCGGTCGACTCGTCAGTCTGTTCTTCGTCGGTGTCTTCGTCCGCCGACTCGTCGGCCTCGTCCTCGGTTTCCTCCTCGTCTTCAGACTCGTCTTCGTCCCCGGCTTCGTCTTCAGTTTCCTTCTCGCCCTCGGATTCGTCTTCAGCGCCTTCTTCGTCCTCCTCTGCGTCGGACTCCTCTGCCTCGGATTCGTCCTCGTCTTCCTCGGTAGTCCCGAGCAACTCTTCGACGACCATATCGCCGATCGTCCGGCCGATGGATTCGCCGACCTTTCGGCCCACGAGAGCACCGATCTGGCCCCCGAGGGCTTCTCCGAGGGGCTGATCCTCGTCGATCTCGTCCTCCCACTGCGTCCCCTCGACGAGGTCGTCGACGTCGATGTTGTCGGTGATCTTTTCGTAGTCGATGCGCTGGACCATTGACTCGGACTTGGTATCGGTGTCGGATTCTCCACTCATCGTTAGGCTGCCTCCGCTGTCGCGTCGGATTGATCACTCGCCTCTTCCTGCTGTTCCTCGGGCTCTAACTGATCGATCATTTGCTCGAGTACCTGGCTGACGACCGCTGACACGAGTTCCTCAACTGGCAGGCTCGGTATGAGTCCGGCGAGCCCCTCTTTCGCCCGGCTGCCGGCGGCGGATATCGGACCCGGCGATTCGGCCGTTTCGTCCTCGCTTTCGTCGCCTTCCTCCGCCTCCTCGTCCTCCGCTTCGTCCGGCGTCTCTTCGCCCTCTTCGCCCTCTTCGCCTTCGCCTTCGGCCTCGTCCGGCGCTTCCCCTTCTTCGCCGTCGCCCGCTTCTTCCGTTTCCTCCGTCGGCGCTTCATCCTCGCCTTCGCCGCCGAAGAGCCCGCGGAGCCACTCCACCGGCTTGCCGAGAATCCCCTTCACCCAGCTGAGGGCCGAAGATATCCGACCGCCGGATTCAGCTTCCTCTTCCGCTTCTTCGCCTTCGCCCTCGGCCGCTTCCTCACCCTCGGCTTCTTCCTCGCCGCCGAGTCCAAGCAGCCCCAGCAGCTTGTTGAACAGTTCCTTCGGCTTGCTCACCAGGTTGCTGAGGAACTCCTTCGGCTTCTCGAGCAGACCGCTGAGCATCTCCTTGGCCCTCCCGGGAATCTCCTTCAGCTTCCCAGGAACCTTCTTGAGCATCTCGATCGGCTTGCTCAGGAGCTCTTTCGCCTTGTCGATCATCGCACCGGGGCCGTCGAGTAGCCCCGTCACCGCGGACAGAAGATTCCCGAGCAAATTGTTACCGCCCGGTCGCGCGGACACGTCGAGCTGGAGGGGGTTCAGGTTGACCTCGAGGCCGAGTAAATCGAGGAACAGACCGTCGAGATCGAGGTGGAGGACGCCCGAGGCGTCGTCGCCTTCGTAGACCTTTTCGGCGTCGTCGGCGTGCCCCTCTTCTCGATTGTCCTCGGTGAGTTCGCCGGTATCCTCGCCGACGTCCGGTTCTTCCTCTTCGTCGGCTTCTTCCTCCTCCCCGGCCTCCGCTTCTTCATCTTCGCCCTCTTCACCTTCCTCCTCGAGATCCTCTTCTTCGGCTTCTTCCTCGAGGTCTTCTTCGTCTTCCTGCTCCTCGGTTTCCTCGTCTTCTTCAGCTTCTTCCTCGGCTCCTTCTTCGGTTTCGTCGGCCTCTTCCTCAGTTTCCGCTTCCTCGTCTTCGGCTTCTTCGTCCACCTCAGCCTCTTCTTCGGCCTCCGTTTCCTCGTCTTCGGCTTCTTCGTCCTCTTCGGCCTCTTCTTCAGTCTCCGCTTCCTCGTCCTCAGCTTCTTCGTCCTCTTCTTGCTCAGCTTCCGCTTCTTCGTCTTCCGCTTCCTCGGCACCCTCTTCTTCAGCCTCCGAGCCCTCTGACGCAGATTCTTCTTCAGCTTCCGCTTCTTCGCCGTCCTCGTCCACAGGTTCTGCTTCCGTTTCCTCGGGGTCGTCTCCGTCCCCTTCCTCCTCGTCAGGTTCCGACATCTCCGCCTGCCCGCCGTCGGTCATCACCCTTCGATCCGTTCGAGCCGCTCGGTCACCGTCGCGACGGTCGCTCGAGGCGTCCGCGACCTCCACGGGATCGGGACAGTCCTCGGAACCATCATCTTCTAGGCGCGCTGTCATTATGTGGGGAAAACACGAGAGTGAGCGTTGTGGTGATTTCCCTTGCGTGTGCGACTGACCACCGCGTGCCGGCCGGTTTCGAGAACTGATAAAAAAGCGGAACGGCGGAACCGATCGATCGAGTCGACCGTCCCCGAATC
The DNA window shown above is from Halopiger xanaduensis SH-6 and carries:
- a CDS encoding winged helix-turn-helix domain-containing protein; amino-acid sequence: MSLTNSASIPTGKQKTTLELVEDTFESQPIVHKGVWKYQLNDDNELYLKLWKLVQSLHNSDEENREPFLAGPINPPHTAGDAEYYVGIKSWQGDHYYDGSNLYEYSIGLYESDETKPGTPAKASMTIRRRSHGMETSSGDAVTWPKADDGDRKEGSYIEVQGSYLQNFEDAHAVARIYLRALVKEFTDLDDLAAQSLVHDLYEPYPATEHVGQLEAHYRYSKEYERGVVHAIGNSFALMEIQGASLESRAKAKRGRYGIKRVDAAAGAFDTIGFETPESLCDDSVPDTGIMLKTYNDKNVHLRADDDPLNHPKIEAAAKGTVHRRYLDEVRHHLARICIGHLRFAGLDANALVSDLHFTAQTGRISVETPTLSARSQQLESYRNDPDLRHAVEDYLRRRQTNSFRDILLVLYERGDQGATYQEIMDKTGLAYDTVRNYIRRFNEAGIIRKTPGTPLVITWKTPEAKGTVEDTINDEGKTPGEAREERRERKKERETDSAWERLKGWFSGQFRGVEKDTSKESPEADRDDENTPDTATGEYTPLPNHSRLDCWEMLKVAREHGDITDTDIALR
- a CDS encoding tyrosine-type recombinase/integrase → MSEEEQPSPTDLAKLVSDSVEDLLHDAGVVPNLEPMTPREAVNEYFKVRDLKPKTKNKHESSLGFFVDWGENVAGISEMNFLSGSDLKDYRVWRREESSEQVDELSPKTEETEQKIVRKFIKVCGTFDAVRPGLHEHVLIPDLDDEDEVRNTVLDSETVKQILEHLRKYEYATREHVIWELFASAGPRLGGIRSLDVDDYERGDSGPYLKLRHRPDTETTLKNGKDGERNVFISESLAEVLDDYIKDQREDSEDKFGREPLLSSKQGRLAESTIRNYVYAWTRPCVLGRGCPYGKDPDECKAAQRNNWASQCPGSLSPHPIRKGYITQELNSGVLMEHLSDRCDVSEKILEKHYDKRTEAEKMATRKEAMQALTRLEPGYGEK
- a CDS encoding tyrosine-type recombinase/integrase; this translates as MDELEPIGPDEALQLYLDHRRREVSESTLRSHRSRLGHFIRWCNEEKSIDNLNELTGRNLHEFRLWRTNMNGGIAPVTEKTQMDTLRVFIRFLETIDAVRRDLSEKVMSPDLEGKENVRDVMLNREHAEAILDHLSKYEYASRAHIVLALQWHTMLRRGAVRAADLQDYHSEDQCLEIRHRPETGTPLKNQEEGERMVALSAPICDLLDDWIDSQRPEVVDEYGRDPLVSTKQGRIHPVTVTSITYARTRPCDIDAPCPLNRDPDECEAGSYQGASKCPESVSSHAVRRGAITYHLQSDVPTEVVAERANVGANVLEKHYDQRSEKTKMEQRRKFLRNL
- a CDS encoding universal stress protein; the protein is MYDSVLVATDGSDTATAAVDHAITLARQFDIPLYGIVVLESRTEYDNAIVDPEEADRRRRQRAESVLADLEAAAEGLALETTIRTGVPHEEILTYAAEQDADVIVIGSRGRSSFKGALLGSTVDAVVRQAERPVLVVDK